The Anopheles coluzzii chromosome 2, AcolN3, whole genome shotgun sequence genome window below encodes:
- the LOC120953038 gene encoding cytochrome c oxidase assembly protein COX15 homolog: MYNCLRLASCIARTGTTSTFSSFSAFKTISPARSFVSNALLVSKPNGGGITFRDATKKSLLTVGRTFRTPVSRYCTKPSVPQERGSKAVGYWLLGCSGMVFVAVILGGVTRLTESGLSMVTWKLLGEQMPRTDAEWQEEFDRYQQFPEFKLKNQDITMQEFKLIWYMEYGHRMWGRAIGAFYSIPALYFWTKGYFNKAMKIRVLAFGALIGAQGLMGWYMVKSGLEDRFHEESDVPRVSQYRLASHLGFAFVLYSLFLWSALDKLLPAQKLVGQIPAATFRFKGLAHATKAAVFLTALSGAFVAGLDAGLIYNSFPKMADRWIPSDILALSPALRNFTENPTTVQFDHRVLGTATLTLITGMFLLSRRRLLPPRAYKAATAVAAMGWMQVALGITTLLTYVPVPLAASHQSGSLVLLSLAIWLTHELKLVKRLPK; encoded by the exons ATGTACAACTGCTTACGACTTGCTTCCTGCATTGCACGAACCGGCACCACTAGTACTTTTAGCAGTTTTTCCGCATTTAAAACCATCAGCCCCGCCAGATCGTTCGTGAGCAATGCACTGCTAGTCAGCAAACCAAACGGCGGGGGAATTACCTTTCGTGATGCAACAAAG AAAAGTCTACTCACCGTCGGCCGAACGTTCCGGACGCCCGTCAGCCGATACTGCACCAAACCGAGCGTACCGCAGGAGCGCGGTAGCAAAGCCGTCGGATACTGGTTGCTGGGATGCAGCGGCATGGTCTTCGTCGCCGTCATACTAG GAGGTGTAACGCGACTGACCGAGTCGGGCCTATCGATGGTTACGTGGAAGTTGCTGGGAGAGCAAATGCCCCGTACGGACGCGGAGTGGCAGGAGGAGTTTGACCGGTACCAGCAATTTCCTGAATTTAAACT CAAAAACCAGGACATTACGATGCAAGAGTTCAAGCTGATCTGGTACATGGAGTACGGTCACCGCATGTGGGGCCGTGCGATAGGCGCATTCTACAGCATTCCAGCGCTCTACTTCTGGACCAAAGGGTACTTTAACAAGGCGATGAAAATCCGTGTCCTCGCCTTCGGTGCCCTCATCGGCGCCCAGGGTCTGATGGGCTGGTACATGGTCAAATCCGGACTCGAGGATCGTTTCCACGAGGAGAGCGATGTGCCACGCGTTTCCCAGTACCGACTCGCATCGCATCTCGGATTTGCCTTCGTGCTTTACTCACTGTTTCTCTGGTCGGCGCTGGATAAGCTGCTTCCGGCCCAGAAACTGGTCGGTCAAATTCCGGCCGCCACGTTCCGCTTCAAAGGTTTGGCCCATGCGACTAAGGCGGCCGTATTCCTTACCGCCCTGTCTGGCGCGTTTGTGGCCGGGCTCGATGCGGGGCTGATTTACAACTCCTTCCCAAAGATGGCCGATCGGTGGATCCCGAGCGACATACTGGCGCTGTCGCCCGCGCTGCGCAACTTTACGGAAAATCCTACCACGGTACAGTTTGACCACCGTGTGCTAGGGACGGCCACACTAACGCTCATCACCGGCATGTTTCTGCTTTCGCGCCGTCGACTGCTGCCACCGCGCGCTTACAAAGCGGCCACGGCCGTGGCCGCCATGGGCTGGATGCAGGTCGCTCTTGGCATTACGACCCTACTTACCTACGTGCCCGTCCCGCTAGCGGCCAGCCATCAGTCGGGCTCGTTGGTGCTGCTCTCGCTGGCCATTTGGTTGACGCACGAGCTGAAGCTTGTCAAGCGGCTAccgaaataa
- the LOC120953036 gene encoding 26S proteasome non-ATPase regulatory subunit 1, which translates to MVNITSAAGIICLLDEPVTELKVFALNKLNMIVGEFWPEISEAAEKIEMLHEDKTFSHHELAALVASKVYYHLGSFEDSLTYALGAGDLFDVNARNEYVDTIIAKCIDHYTQLRVALVEAEENNLVAKPIDARLEAIVNRMIQRCLEDGQYKQALGIALETRRMDIVEASIMKADDVPGMLAYAFQVTMGFIQNRAFRNTVLRCLVELYRNAGVPDYVNMCQCLIFLEDPLAVAEVLDGLTKESESSVLMAYQIAFDLYESATQQYLGQVLQALKATAPIPSALISNFKPQGTTTTDATATTANEATEPKAERTLESLNEAEKTHQKNIEKLASILSGEVTIELQLQFLIRSNHADLQILRATKESVRLSICHTATVIANTFMHSGTTSDQFLRDNLEWLARATNWAKLTATASLGVIHRGHETDSLALMQSYLPKESGPSSGYSEGGGLYALGLIHANHGANIIDYLLQQLKDAQNENVRHGGCLGLGLAAMGTHRQDVYEQLKFNLYQDDAVTGEAAGIAMGMLMLGSKHAQAIEDMVSYAQETQHEKILRGLAVGISLTMYARLEEADALVASLSNDKDPVLRRSGMYTIAMAYCGTGNNQAIRKLLHVAVSDVNDDVRRAAVTAIGFILFRSPEQCPSVVSLLAESYNPHVRYGAAMALGIACAGTGSREAIALLEPMAKFDPVNFVRQGALIASAMILIQHTDQTCPKVTFFRQLYTQVITNKHEDVMAKFGAILAQGIIDAGGRNVTVSLQSRTGHTNLQAVVGMLLFTQYWYWFPLSHCLSLAFTPTCIIALNSDLKMPKIDFKSAARPSLYAYPAPLEEKKREEREKVTTAVLSIAARAKRREGDKKKEAKDGGAKDGGAKEETKMEVDEDASGSKDETAKAKEEAKPTATTTTTPVKEESKKKEKSASSGAASPAPASGEDATATSASASTGTDKAADKTASKTPKEPEPSFEILSNPARVMRQQLKVISIAEGTAYTPLKDVAIGGIIMMNHTAGGEQVLVEPVAACGPKNDDLKEPEAPEPFEYVEDDA; encoded by the coding sequence ATGGTGAACATCACCTCGGCCGCTGGCATCATCTGCCTGCTGGATGAACCGGTCACGGAGCTAAAGGTATTTGCGCTGAACAAGCTGAACATGATTGTGGGCGAGTTTTGGCCGGAAATCTCGGAGGCGGCCGAAAAGATCGAAATGCTGCACGAGGACAAAACCTTCTCCCATCACGAGCTGGCGGCACTGGTGGCCTCCAAGGTGTACTACCATCTCGGTTCGTTCGAGGACTCGCTCACGTACGCCCTGGGCGCGGGCGACCTGTTCGACGTGAATGCACGCAACGAGTACGTGGACACGATCATTGCCAAGTGCATCGACCACTACACCCAGCTGCGGGTGGCCCTGGTGGAGGCAGAGGAGAACAACCTGGTCGCGAAACCGATCGACGCACGGCTGGAGGCGATCGTAAACCGGATGATTCAGCGCTGCCTCGAGGATGGGCAGTACAAGCAGGCGCTCGGCATTGCGCTGGAGACGCGCCGCATGGACATTGTCGAGGCGTCCATCATGAAGGCGGACGACGTGCCCGGTATGTTGGCGTACGCGTTCCAGGTGACGATGGGCTTCATCCAGAACCGCGCCTTCCGCAACACCGTCCTGCGGTGCTTGGTCGAGCTGTACCGCAATGCGGGCGTGCCGGACTACGTCAACATGTGCCAGTGTTTGATCTTCCTCGAGGATCCGCTGGCCGTCGCCGAGGTGCTCGATGGACTCACCAAGGAGAGCGAATCGTCCGTGCTGATGGCGTACCAGATCGCTTTCGATCTGTACGAATCCGCCACCCAGCAGTACCTGGGCCAGGTGCTGCAAGCGCTGAAAGCAACCGCACCGATCCCGTCGGCCCTGATTTCGAACTTCAAACCGCAAGGCACTACAACGACCGACGCCACTGCCACCACTGCCAACGAGGCCACCGAACCGAAGGCGGAACGTACGCTGGAAAGCTTGAACGAGGCGGAAAAAACTCACCAGAAAAATATCGAAAAGCTGGCCAGCATTCTGTCGGGCGAGGTGACGATCGAGCTGCAGCTCCAGTTCCTCATCCGCAGCAACCATGCCGATCTGCAGATCCTGCGCGCGACGAAGGAATCGGTCCGGCTGTCGATCTGCCACACGGCCACGGTCATCGCGAACACGTTCATGCACAGCGGCACCACGAGCGATCAGTTTTTGCGCGACAATCTCGAATGGCTGGCGAGGGCAACGAACTGGGCCAAGCTCACGGCGACCGCCTCGCTCGGTGTCATTCACCGGGGACACGAGACGGATTCGCTCGCGCTGATGCAAAGCTATCTGCCGAAGGAGAGCGGCCCAAGCTCGGGCTACTCGGAGGGCGGCGGACTGTACGCGCTCGGTTTGATCCACGCGAACCATGGCGCCAACATCATCGACtatctgctgcagcagctgaagGACGCGCAGAACGAGAACGTCCGTCACGGCGGCTGCCTGGGGCTTGGGCTGGCCGCGATGGGCACCCACCGGCAGGATGTGTACGAGCAGCTCAAGTTTAACCTGTACCAGGACGATGCGGTGACGGGTGAGGCGGCCGGCATTGCGATGGGCATGCTGATGCTCGGCTCGAAGCATGCGCAAGCGATCGAAGATATGGTTTCGTACGCGCAGGAGACGCAGCACGAAAAGATTCTGCGCGGTTTGGCGGTGGGCATTTCGCTCACGATGTACGCCCGGCTGGAGGAAGCGGACGCACTGGTGGCGTCCCTGTCGAACGACAAGGATCCGGTGCTGCGCCGCAGCGGCATGTACACGATCGCGATGGCGTACTGCGGAACGGGCAATAATCAGGCCATCCGCAAGCTGCTTCACGTGGCGGTCAGCGATGTGAACGACGATGTGCGCCGGGCCGCCGTCACGGCCATCGGGTTCATTCTGTTCCGCTCGCCGGAACAGTGCCCGTCGGTCGTTTCGCTGCTGGCGGAATCGTACAACCCGCACGTGCGCTATGGCGCTGCCATGGCGCTGGGTATTGCCTGCGCCGGCACGGGCTCGCGCGAAGCGATCGCACTGCTCGAACCGATGGCCAAGTTCGATccggtaaactttgtgcgccAGGGTGCGCTGATCGCGTCCGCCATGATTCTGATCCAGCACACCGACCAGACCTGTCCGAAGGTGACGTTCTTCCGGCAGCTGTACACCCAGGTCATCACCAACAAGCACGAGGACGTGATGGCCAAGTTCGGCGCTATCCTGGCGCAGGGAATCATCGACGCCGGGGGACGTAACGTGACGGTTAGCCTGCAGTCGCGCACCGGCCACACGAATCTGCAGGCCGTCGTGGGCATGCTACTGTTCACCCAGTACTGGTACTGGTTCCCGCTGTCGCACTGTCTGTCCCTAGCCTTCACGCCGACCTGCATCATTGCGCTGAACTCCGACCTGAAGATGCCGAAGATTGACTTCAAATCGGCCGCCCGTCCGTCGCTGTACGCCTACCCAGCGCCGCTGGAAGAGAAAAAACGCGAAGAGCGCGAAAAGGTCACCACGGCAGTGCTGTCGATTGCGGCCCGCGCCAAGCGCCGCGAAGgtgacaaaaagaaggaagcaaaGGACGGTGGTGCGAAGGACGGTGGTGCCAAGGAGGAAACGAAGATGGAGGTAGATGAGGATGCGTCCGGCAGCAAGGACGAGACTGCGAAGGCAAAGGAGGAAGCTAAACCAaccgctaccaccaccaccacgccgGTTAAGGAGGAATccaagaagaaggagaaatcGGCCAGCTCTGGTGCGGCTTCTCCGGCACCAGCTAGCGGAGAAGATGCTACCGCCACCTCAGCATCTGCTTCGACCGGCACGGACAAGGCAGCGGACAAGACGGCGAGCAAAACGCCGAAGGAGCCGGAACCGAGTTTCGAAATTCTGTCCAATCCGGCCCGCGTCATGCGCCAGCAGCTGAAGGTGATCAGCATTGCCGAGGGTACGGCCTACACCCCACTGAAGGACGTTGCGATCGGTGGAATCATCATGATGAACCACACGGCCGGTGGGGAGCAGGTGTTGGTCGAGCCGGTTGCCGCCTGTGGCCCGAAGAACGACGACCTGAAGGAGCCGGAAGCGCCGGAACCATTTGAGTACGTGGAGGATGATGCTTAA
- the LOC120953478 gene encoding transport and Golgi organization protein 11 isoform X1 yields MARSISPGGYSNYDDDAMFQNAAFTHDISEQMRVPKRIRATGDYYDDQDLLPNGNGEINSWNYHNKIDMTVPDRIVVLGQDQHLVLTSGTKSAPREIMLENSILPKDPGFVRVSTPPRVITLSEHHFPSASDEPEENAKDNHQEDNYGPASLESIEDPNSSNAYFSRPSLAHGREPSKRSAFSKYNNELTLTRSMREETPTFGGSVENLTPSEELTHLRRQVAKINRRLLAVEIDSVQRQQREKIIYCVGMAYFLFKTFMWLSRK; encoded by the exons ATGGCCCGCTCGATAAGTCCCGGAGGCTACTCGAACTACGACGACGATGCGATGTTTCAGAACGCCGCCTTTACGCACGACATCAGCGAACAGATGCGAGTGCCGAAGCGCATCCGGGCGACCGGGGACTACTACGACGATCAGGACCTGCTGCCGAACGGTAATGGCGAGATAAACTCGTGGAACTACCACAACAAGATCGATATGACCGTACCGGACCGTATCGTAGTGCTTGGTCAGGATCAGCATTTGG TTCTTACATCAGGCACCAAATCGGCCCCACGGGAAATAATGCTGGAGAACTCCATCCTGCCGAAGGATCCGGGGTTTGTGCGCGTTTCGACGCCGCCCCGCGTAATCACACTTTCGGAGCATCACTTTCCGTCGGCTTCGGACGAACCGGAAGAGAACGCCAAAGACAACCACCAGGAGGATAACTATGGGCCGGCTTCGCTCGAGTCGATCGAAGATCCGAACAGCAGCAATGCTTACTTCTCCCGGCCATCGTTAGCGCACGGCCGGGAACCGTCTAAACGGTCCGCATTTTCAAAGTACAACAATGAGCTCACTTTGACCAGAAG CATGCGCGAAGAAACACCAACCTTCGGTGGTAGTGTCGAAAACTTGACACCCTCAGAGGAGCTCACGCATCTAAGGCGCCAGGTGGCTAAAATAAATCGACGCCTACTGGCGGTTGAGATTGATTCCGTACAAAGACAGCAGCGCGAGAAGATTATCTACTGCGTAGGGATGGCTTACTTCCTGTTCAAAACCTTTATGTGGCTCAGCCGGAAGTAA
- the LOC120953478 gene encoding transport and Golgi organization protein 11 isoform X2: MARSISPGGYSNYDDDAMFQNAAFTHDISEQMRVPKRIRATGDYYDDQDLLPNGNGEINSWNYHNKIDMTVPDRIVVLGQDQHLGTKSAPREIMLENSILPKDPGFVRVSTPPRVITLSEHHFPSASDEPEENAKDNHQEDNYGPASLESIEDPNSSNAYFSRPSLAHGREPSKRSAFSKYNNELTLTRSMREETPTFGGSVENLTPSEELTHLRRQVAKINRRLLAVEIDSVQRQQREKIIYCVGMAYFLFKTFMWLSRK, from the exons ATGGCCCGCTCGATAAGTCCCGGAGGCTACTCGAACTACGACGACGATGCGATGTTTCAGAACGCCGCCTTTACGCACGACATCAGCGAACAGATGCGAGTGCCGAAGCGCATCCGGGCGACCGGGGACTACTACGACGATCAGGACCTGCTGCCGAACGGTAATGGCGAGATAAACTCGTGGAACTACCACAACAAGATCGATATGACCGTACCGGACCGTATCGTAGTGCTTGGTCAGGATCAGCATTTGG GCACCAAATCGGCCCCACGGGAAATAATGCTGGAGAACTCCATCCTGCCGAAGGATCCGGGGTTTGTGCGCGTTTCGACGCCGCCCCGCGTAATCACACTTTCGGAGCATCACTTTCCGTCGGCTTCGGACGAACCGGAAGAGAACGCCAAAGACAACCACCAGGAGGATAACTATGGGCCGGCTTCGCTCGAGTCGATCGAAGATCCGAACAGCAGCAATGCTTACTTCTCCCGGCCATCGTTAGCGCACGGCCGGGAACCGTCTAAACGGTCCGCATTTTCAAAGTACAACAATGAGCTCACTTTGACCAGAAG CATGCGCGAAGAAACACCAACCTTCGGTGGTAGTGTCGAAAACTTGACACCCTCAGAGGAGCTCACGCATCTAAGGCGCCAGGTGGCTAAAATAAATCGACGCCTACTGGCGGTTGAGATTGATTCCGTACAAAGACAGCAGCGCGAGAAGATTATCTACTGCGTAGGGATGGCTTACTTCCTGTTCAAAACCTTTATGTGGCTCAGCCGGAAGTAA